One region of Sulfurisphaera ohwakuensis genomic DNA includes:
- a CDS encoding dTMP kinase, whose product MIIAFEGIEGSGRTAHLEAVKRYLEKEGYGTVTFGLQMSKLIGERISQVKRNIVFERRTLFLAYVTDLADQVENYVKPSLDSGFIALADGYILTLMSWGLVRGLEKDWMNDVLSIFPRPAIYFSLISRPEEIIKRIIKKRGFLDPLSAGIDICIKSDVFTAYEDYINEFQKVLISLSSEENIIYTDRNFDEVHKEIVNKIENLTP is encoded by the coding sequence TTGATAATAGCTTTTGAGGGAATTGAGGGATCTGGTAGGACAGCCCATTTAGAGGCTGTTAAACGTTACCTAGAAAAAGAAGGTTATGGTACAGTAACTTTTGGATTACAGATGTCAAAGTTAATAGGTGAGAGAATTTCACAAGTTAAAAGAAATATAGTATTTGAAAGAAGGACACTATTTTTAGCTTATGTTACTGATCTGGCAGATCAAGTTGAGAACTATGTTAAACCTTCATTAGACTCTGGTTTTATTGCATTAGCTGATGGCTACATATTAACCCTAATGTCATGGGGACTAGTAAGAGGATTAGAGAAAGACTGGATGAATGATGTTTTGTCTATTTTTCCTAGACCGGCAATATACTTTTCCCTTATCTCAAGACCAGAAGAAATCATAAAGAGAATAATAAAGAAAAGAGGATTCTTAGACCCTCTTAGTGCGGGAATAGATATTTGTATAAAAAGCGATGTATTTACAGCTTATGAAGATTATATTAATGAATTTCAGAAAGTTCTTATTTCTCTCTCTTCAGAGGAAAATATTATTTACACGGATAGGA
- the tmk gene encoding dTMP kinase: MKKGVLIAFEGIDGSGKSSQATLLKDWIELKRDVYLTEWNSSDWIHDIIKEAKKKDLLTPLTFSLIHATDFSDRYERYILPMLKSGFIVISDRYIYTAYARDSVRGVDIDWVKKLYSFAIKPDITFYIRVSPDIALQRIKKSKRKIKPQEAGADIFPGLSPEEGFLKYQGLITEIYDKLVKDENFIVIDGTKTPKEIQIQIRKFVGELIDNSF; the protein is encoded by the coding sequence ATGAAAAAAGGAGTTCTAATAGCTTTTGAAGGAATTGATGGCTCTGGTAAATCAAGTCAGGCTACGTTACTTAAGGATTGGATAGAATTAAAAAGAGATGTCTATCTAACGGAGTGGAACTCTTCAGACTGGATTCATGATATAATTAAAGAGGCAAAGAAGAAAGATCTTCTTACCCCATTAACTTTTAGTCTAATACACGCTACTGATTTTTCTGACAGGTATGAAAGGTATATTTTACCAATGTTAAAGTCTGGTTTCATAGTTATTTCTGATAGGTATATTTACACAGCTTATGCTAGGGATAGCGTTAGGGGAGTAGATATTGATTGGGTTAAGAAACTGTACTCATTTGCTATAAAACCGGATATTACTTTTTACATTAGAGTTTCACCAGATATAGCACTACAGAGGATAAAGAAATCAAAAAGGAAAATAAAACCTCAAGAAGCTGGTGCTGATATATTTCCAGGATTATCACCAGAGGAGGGATTCCTGAAATACCAAGGACTAATTACTGAGATTTATGATAAATTGGTTAAGGATGAGAATTTTATAGTGATTGACGGAACTAAAACTCCGAAGGAAATACAAATTCAAATTAGAAAATTTGTAGGTGAGTTAATTGATAATAGCTTTTGA
- a CDS encoding Ppx/GppA phosphatase family protein: MLSAVIDAGFNSFRLVLYQVFPNGTFRIIGSLKSFVRIGEGLEEGEPIGESKIREAEEAFSIFKKIIDKEKVEDVKIVATSAFRYATNGNEIAQKLSKLIGYEMKIISGEEEGRFSGIGILNTLPVSNGILFELGGGSLELIEVNEGNIGKVYQLPIGALKLLNYPEKEIRKIVKDQLSTLSLKRQGVLVGSGGNVRALAKMDLKLSSYPTRSIHGYSISLKQISKYSSLLPTLDVDARASLPGIGKERAFTIHTASIIIDELMKYFNAEKLIVSAYGMREGVLTEGRRLNRESWLYGIAYFNALEPPIQIFKDIIDSVGGKYSFYIASSAYLSLIFKMSGYLNPYEACYRFIKNSVLPGFLLEEALIIGFICKSVYNKVKKKHIKFLSEKISKKELLSYGNIVKNAVEKYVNGVRL; encoded by the coding sequence ATGTTATCAGCAGTTATTGATGCTGGTTTTAATTCCTTTCGTTTAGTCCTATACCAAGTTTTTCCTAATGGAACTTTTAGAATTATAGGCTCTCTTAAGTCTTTTGTAAGAATAGGAGAAGGGTTAGAAGAAGGAGAACCTATAGGAGAGAGTAAAATTAGAGAAGCTGAAGAAGCCTTTTCAATTTTTAAGAAGATCATCGATAAAGAGAAAGTGGAGGATGTTAAAATAGTTGCTACTAGTGCGTTTAGATACGCTACTAACGGTAATGAGATTGCCCAGAAATTAAGTAAACTCATAGGGTATGAAATGAAAATTATTTCTGGAGAAGAAGAGGGAAGATTTTCCGGGATTGGAATCCTAAATACTTTACCCGTCTCTAACGGTATACTTTTTGAACTTGGAGGAGGTTCTCTTGAACTAATTGAGGTTAATGAGGGAAATATTGGTAAAGTTTATCAGTTACCTATAGGTGCATTAAAACTCCTAAATTACCCAGAAAAAGAGATAAGAAAAATAGTGAAAGATCAGTTATCAACACTCTCTTTGAAAAGACAAGGTGTTTTAGTTGGATCTGGAGGTAATGTGAGAGCTTTAGCAAAGATGGATTTAAAACTTTCATCTTATCCAACAAGATCCATTCATGGTTATTCAATTTCATTAAAACAAATAAGTAAATATTCCTCGCTTCTTCCTACTTTAGATGTAGATGCAAGAGCCTCCCTCCCGGGAATTGGAAAAGAAAGAGCTTTCACGATACATACGGCATCAATCATCATAGATGAGTTAATGAAATATTTTAATGCGGAAAAACTAATTGTTTCTGCTTATGGTATGAGGGAAGGAGTACTGACAGAAGGAAGAAGACTGAATAGAGAGAGTTGGTTGTATGGGATAGCATACTTTAATGCGTTGGAGCCGCCAATTCAAATATTCAAGGATATAATAGATAGTGTAGGAGGAAAGTACTCGTTTTATATTGCTTCATCAGCCTATTTATCCCTGATATTTAAGATGTCTGGTTATCTCAATCCTTATGAGGCTTGTTATAGGTTTATCAAGAATTCTGTTTTACCAGGATTTCTCTTAGAAGAAGCCTTAATAATAGGCTTTATATGTAAATCTGTATATAATAAAGTAAAGAAGAAACACATTAAATTTTTAAGTGAAAAAATAAGTAAAAAAGAGCTATTATCTTATGGAAATATAGTGAAAAACGCGGTTGAGAAATATGTTAATGGTGTTAGATTATGA
- the sixA gene encoding phosphohistidine phosphatase SixA — MLSLIIVRHGDAEPQIEGKDDKDRKLVKKGIKQMKRIATFLDEMGIKIDKVVSSPYLRAYQSAEAILDKMGVDSLKIETYDDLIPDKDPSLFIEKIKEFPDNMTVLIVGHEPYLSGLVKALTGGSVEIKKGGIAMIDYDLKENKGVLKMLLTQKVLKMI, encoded by the coding sequence ATGCTTAGTTTAATTATAGTAAGGCATGGAGATGCTGAACCTCAAATTGAGGGAAAAGATGATAAAGATAGAAAACTAGTGAAGAAAGGAATAAAACAAATGAAAAGAATTGCTACTTTTCTTGATGAAATGGGGATAAAAATTGATAAAGTTGTTTCCAGCCCCTATTTAAGAGCATATCAATCAGCAGAAGCTATATTGGATAAAATGGGGGTAGATAGTCTAAAAATAGAGACTTATGATGATCTCATACCAGATAAGGATCCATCTCTATTTATTGAAAAGATAAAGGAGTTTCCAGACAATATGACAGTACTAATTGTGGGTCACGAACCATATCTCTCTGGTTTAGTTAAAGCACTGACAGGTGGAAGTGTTGAAATTAAGAAAGGAGGTATAGCTATGATTGATTATGATTTAAAAGAAAACAAAGGTGTTTTAAAAATGCTTTTAACTCAGAAGGTGCTTAAGATGATTTAA
- a CDS encoding M56 family metallopeptidase, producing the protein MIFSFRLKKSNDERLNSLVSYTSSIFNMKKPLVYVTKTDYSNAFAFGNFFYKAIGYTSGLLSSLQDNEIVGVTAHELAHLKNHDMEIQVLGLILYNILYLYLFNINFILGLVTFALAYPLFIFIHRMLEKRADLTAVKNNRWLTIYLENALIKIGYLGRSIPSYLLRDIPDFQLYFIKQQLIMNNSRSIFRTHPSLSERLRYLSKYEAWNN; encoded by the coding sequence ATGATCTTTTCGTTTAGACTTAAAAAGAGTAATGACGAGAGACTAAACTCACTAGTTTCTTACACATCTTCAATATTTAACATGAAGAAACCGCTTGTATATGTAACAAAGACAGATTATTCAAATGCTTTTGCATTCGGAAATTTCTTTTACAAAGCTATTGGATATACATCGGGGCTTTTGTCATCTTTACAAGATAATGAAATTGTTGGCGTTACAGCCCATGAGTTAGCACATTTAAAAAATCATGACATGGAGATTCAAGTTCTCGGCTTAATTCTTTATAACATTCTATATCTTTATCTTTTCAATATAAACTTTATATTAGGCCTAGTTACTTTTGCACTTGCTTACCCTCTTTTCATCTTTATACATAGAATGCTAGAAAAAAGAGCTGATTTAACTGCAGTTAAGAATAATAGGTGGCTAACTATCTATTTAGAGAATGCATTAATAAAAATTGGTTATTTGGGCCGAAGTATACCTTCTTACTTACTTAGAGATATTCCAGATTTTCAATTATATTTTATAAAACAACAGCTAATAATGAATAACAGTAGAAGTATTTTTAGAACCCATCCTTCATTATCGGAGAGATTGAGGTACTTAAGTAAATATGAAGCATGGAATAATTGA
- a CDS encoding MBL fold metallo-hydrolase, with amino-acid sequence MVKITDRIRIIELLEPDFFGTILNHNVVIIEKGPSGGLMLVDTSLPENYDDLEKYLKSWGYSIEDISDIIITHAHPDHFGNAERIKRESKAKIYAHEEEKFEMKKVKFEDVKKEFNNVSDVEIQKTLDRINNMKVEIPTVDVKLKGGEELGGFRVIHVPGHTKGHIALMGEGVLIVGDAIRNINGVKPPIKFFCWDYEKALRSFNYLLSLPFRILIPYHGEILHEYNAYYFI; translated from the coding sequence ATGGTGAAGATAACAGATAGGATAAGAATTATAGAGTTGTTAGAACCAGATTTCTTTGGAACAATACTAAACCATAATGTTGTAATAATAGAAAAAGGTCCTAGTGGCGGATTAATGCTCGTAGATACGAGTCTACCAGAGAATTATGATGATTTAGAGAAATATTTAAAATCGTGGGGTTATTCAATAGAAGACATCTCAGATATCATAATTACTCATGCTCATCCAGACCATTTTGGAAATGCTGAAAGAATAAAGAGGGAATCAAAAGCTAAAATTTATGCCCATGAAGAAGAGAAGTTTGAAATGAAAAAAGTTAAGTTTGAAGATGTAAAAAAGGAATTTAATAATGTGAGTGATGTAGAGATACAAAAGACATTAGACAGAATAAACAATATGAAAGTTGAAATTCCTACTGTTGATGTTAAGCTTAAAGGTGGAGAAGAACTGGGTGGATTTAGAGTAATTCATGTCCCTGGACATACAAAAGGACATATAGCATTAATGGGTGAAGGGGTTTTGATAGTCGGTGATGCTATAAGAAATATTAACGGAGTAAAACCTCCTATAAAGTTTTTCTGTTGGGACTATGAAAAAGCCTTAAGATCTTTCAACTATTTACTTTCTTTGCCTTTTAGAATCTTGATACCATATCATGGAGAGATATTGCATGAATACAACGCGTATTATTTTATCTAA
- a CDS encoding peptidase U32 family protein has protein sequence MRLVIATNFDNGLIEKISKYPVKYIYGSQTETLTGHGRASFILPKVDDEKLKEHISVAHSYKIKFLYTMNTANLHGKEYDEHFLNKLKNEIEKLINFGVDGFIVALPFLIYFIRKEHPDIEVSVSSFARITNIRKVEEYLQIGANTVIMDEDTNRNFTLLEASAKLAKKYNADIEVITNNTCLWSCPYKLTHDQVTSYLSAKDGVKNVWFEYPVLFCATEVRNDFANIIRMRWIRPEDLHYYEEIGIDRFKIAGRNKKTDWLVNVVKAYSEREYKGNLLDILSYVQGRATTSALRRINESSNYEILMKVYVDNTQFPPNWLSYFKYNRCEERTCEECRYCDIVAEKVIKIDGKPFFQQQEKIRPPIELIPRFVSHGEDNR, from the coding sequence ATGCGACTAGTTATTGCAACAAACTTCGATAATGGACTAATAGAGAAAATTTCAAAATATCCGGTAAAATATATTTACGGTAGTCAAACAGAGACGTTAACTGGACATGGCAGAGCTTCTTTTATTTTACCTAAAGTTGACGATGAAAAACTTAAGGAACATATTTCTGTAGCCCATTCTTATAAGATAAAATTTCTATATACAATGAATACTGCAAATCTTCACGGTAAAGAATATGATGAACATTTCCTTAATAAGCTAAAAAATGAAATAGAAAAATTAATAAATTTTGGTGTTGATGGATTTATAGTGGCCTTACCCTTTTTAATTTACTTTATCAGAAAAGAACATCCAGATATAGAAGTTTCTGTATCCTCTTTTGCAAGGATAACTAACATTAGAAAAGTTGAGGAATACTTACAAATAGGTGCAAATACTGTTATCATGGATGAGGATACAAATAGAAATTTTACACTATTGGAGGCTTCTGCAAAGTTAGCAAAAAAGTATAATGCTGATATTGAAGTAATTACAAATAATACTTGTCTATGGAGTTGTCCCTATAAATTAACTCATGACCAGGTGACTTCTTATCTCTCAGCTAAAGATGGAGTTAAAAATGTTTGGTTTGAATATCCGGTTCTGTTTTGCGCTACTGAGGTTAGGAATGATTTTGCTAATATTATCAGGATGAGATGGATTAGACCAGAAGATTTACATTATTATGAGGAGATCGGAATTGATAGGTTTAAGATTGCTGGAAGGAATAAGAAAACCGATTGGTTAGTAAATGTTGTAAAGGCTTACTCAGAAAGGGAATACAAAGGAAACTTATTAGATATTTTAAGTTATGTTCAGGGTAGAGCAACTACTTCTGCACTAAGGAGAATTAATGAATCGTCAAACTATGAGATACTAATGAAAGTATACGTAGATAATACTCAATTCCCGCCTAACTGGTTGAGTTATTTTAAGTATAATAGGTGCGAGGAAAGGACATGCGAGGAATGTAGATATTGTGATATAGTTGCAGAGAAGGTAATAAAAATTGATGGTAAACCATTCTTCCAACAACAAGAAAAAATTAGACCACCAATAGAACTTATTCCGAGGTTTGTTAGTCATGGTGAAGATAACAGATAG
- a CDS encoding type II toxin-antitoxin system RelE family toxin, translating to MACKEWKIRVNMRKAKSFNELVEYISDEFSNVKILNIIREKIKLLRDNPFKYAREKLGKDRYGNPMFSIEVTGDIRILYSVDSKNCIVFIWEIGSHKRIYGH from the coding sequence GTGGCTTGTAAGGAATGGAAGATAAGAGTTAATATGAGGAAAGCCAAGAGTTTTAATGAATTAGTAGAATATATCTCTGACGAGTTTTCTAACGTGAAGATATTAAATATCATTAGGGAGAAGATTAAATTACTCAGAGATAATCCTTTCAAATACGCCAGGGAAAAGTTGGGAAAAGATAGGTACGGTAATCCGATGTTCTCAATAGAAGTTACTGGGGATATAAGAATACTTTATAGCGTGGATTCAAAAAACTGTATCGTATTTATTTGGGAGATTGGCTCTCATAAGAGGATTTACGGGCATTAG
- a CDS encoding IS110 family transposase, with product MEAPVAGIDVSKDKLIMYFQGKYYEFPNDRQGYEEIIKILPKGCKVGIESTGIYHINLAKYLMGEYDVRIINPFILKKFKDFRGKKSDKNDAKKLAEIVVSMGSEFTTSDARELTSQWDFVTRSIARVKNRLRRDLILLGYKDSLSKKNLEEVLRGGDSIVLAEVRFLLEELERLEVRKREIEEKLEDLVPKDSLIFTIPGIGKTLGCIILARVGDIRRFSDKKRFVAYCGLDPVIESSGKSVVSKGISKRGDAVLRRAFYLAALTAIRVNPVIKRFYEEHKGKLKGKKLIIACARKLAVITWAVLYYNKPFDASE from the coding sequence ATGGAGGCCCCAGTCGCGGGAATAGACGTATCAAAAGATAAATTAATTATGTATTTCCAAGGCAAATACTACGAGTTTCCTAATGATAGGCAAGGTTATGAGGAGATAATTAAGATCTTGCCTAAGGGTTGTAAAGTGGGTATTGAAAGTACTGGAATTTACCACATTAACCTAGCAAAGTACTTGATGGGAGAGTATGACGTTAGGATTATTAATCCCTTCATACTCAAGAAGTTCAAGGATTTTAGGGGTAAGAAGAGTGATAAGAATGATGCTAAAAAGCTTGCAGAAATAGTTGTAAGTATGGGTAGTGAGTTTACAACAAGTGATGCTAGGGAGTTAACTAGCCAATGGGATTTTGTTACTAGGAGTATTGCTAGGGTTAAGAATAGGTTGAGGAGGGATTTGATACTTTTGGGCTATAAGGATAGTTTGTCCAAGAAGAACTTAGAGGAGGTTTTGAGGGGTGGGGATAGTATTGTCTTGGCTGAGGTTAGGTTTCTTTTGGAGGAGTTGGAGAGACTTGAGGTTAGGAAGAGGGAGATTGAGGAGAAACTTGAGGATCTTGTTCCCAAGGATAGTTTGATTTTCACCATTCCTGGTATTGGTAAAACCTTGGGTTGTATAATTTTGGCTAGGGTTGGTGATATTAGGCGCTTTAGTGATAAGAAGAGGTTTGTTGCTTATTGCGGTCTTGACCCAGTTATTGAGTCTAGTGGTAAGAGTGTTGTTTCTAAGGGTATTTCTAAGAGGGGTGATGCTGTTTTGAGGAGAGCTTTCTATCTTGCAGCTTTAACTGCTATTAGGGTTAATCCTGTTATCAAGCGTTTTTATGAAGAGCATAAGGGAAAGTTGAAGGGTAAGAAGTTGATTATTGCCTGTGCAAGGAAATTAGCTGTTATTACTTGGGCTGTGCTGTATTATAATAAACCATTTGATGCTAGCGAGTGA
- the rfbD gene encoding dTDP-4-dehydrorhamnose reductase — protein MRILITGASGQLGIELSRLLSERHEVIKVYNSSEVQGGYKLDLTDFPRLEDFIIKKKPDVIINTAAMTDVDKCEIEKEKAYKINAEAVRHIIRAGKVIDSYIIHISTDYVFDGEKGNYKEEDIPNPINYYGLSKLLGETFALQDDSLIVRTSGVFRNKGFPIYVYKTLKEGKTVFAFKGYYSPISARKLASAILELLELRKTGIIHVAGERISRFELALKIKEKFNLPGDVKEVDEVKGWIAKRPYDSSLDSSRARKILSSDFHTLDLDGMVV, from the coding sequence ATGCGAATACTAATAACCGGTGCATCGGGACAGTTAGGCATAGAACTCTCACGCTTACTCTCAGAAAGGCACGAAGTAATAAAAGTATACAATTCTTCAGAAGTTCAAGGAGGTTACAAACTCGACCTTACCGATTTCCCACGACTAGAGGACTTCATAATAAAGAAAAAACCAGACGTAATAATAAACACTGCTGCAATGACTGATGTAGACAAATGCGAAATAGAGAAGGAGAAGGCATATAAAATAAACGCTGAGGCAGTTAGACACATAATTAGAGCGGGAAAAGTAATAGATTCCTACATAATCCATATAAGTACCGATTACGTATTTGACGGAGAAAAAGGTAACTACAAAGAAGAAGATATACCCAATCCCATAAATTATTACGGTTTAAGCAAGCTTTTAGGGGAAACATTTGCTCTACAAGATGATAGTTTAATAGTCAGAACTTCTGGTGTTTTTAGGAATAAGGGGTTTCCAATTTACGTTTATAAAACTCTGAAGGAAGGGAAGACTGTATTCGCTTTTAAGGGCTATTACTCTCCTATCTCAGCAAGAAAACTTGCTTCTGCAATACTCGAACTTTTAGAGTTAAGAAAGACTGGAATCATTCACGTTGCAGGTGAGAGAATTTCACGTTTTGAATTAGCCTTAAAGATCAAGGAGAAGTTTAATTTACCGGGAGATGTTAAAGAAGTTGATGAGGTTAAGGGATGGATAGCTAAAAGACCTTACGATTCTTCCCTCGATTCTTCAAGGGCTAGGAAAATACTTTCATCGGATTTTCACACGTTGGATCTAGATGGTATGGTGGTGTGA
- a CDS encoding glucose-1-phosphate thymidylyltransferase: MEAVILHGGQGTRLRPLTHTGPKQLIKVAGKPVSQWVLEQIRDSGIRDVVIVLGDNTPTRVVDYYGDGSKFGVNITYVYQGKARGLADAVYKVKDVVSKKFLVYLGDNLVPYDLKKFMSFKGSASILLAKVDNPNRFGVAVIKENRVVKLVEKPKEPISDLALVGVYAFTDEIFEVIERLRPSWRGELEITDAIQGLVDEGKEVNYEIVEGWWKDTGTPMDILEANSFLLDKYAERRIEGDVENSTIDGRVIVEKGAVIKNSVIRGPVYIGRDSKIVNSYIGPFTSIGDLSQVVDSEVEYSVILDNVRIKGVSLMDSLIGNNSVVEKGNRWQRLIIGENSSVIL, translated from the coding sequence ATGGAGGCGGTAATTTTACACGGAGGTCAAGGGACTCGTTTAAGGCCTTTAACTCACACCGGTCCTAAGCAGTTAATAAAAGTAGCAGGAAAGCCTGTTTCCCAGTGGGTTTTAGAACAGATAAGGGATTCGGGTATCAGAGACGTGGTGATAGTTTTAGGTGATAATACCCCAACTAGGGTTGTAGACTATTATGGTGATGGTAGTAAGTTTGGGGTAAATATTACTTATGTTTATCAAGGTAAGGCGAGGGGTTTGGCGGACGCAGTATATAAGGTTAAGGATGTGGTATCTAAGAAGTTTTTGGTTTATTTAGGGGACAATCTTGTGCCTTACGATCTGAAAAAGTTTATGTCGTTTAAAGGCTCAGCTTCTATCCTTTTAGCTAAGGTTGATAATCCTAATCGTTTCGGAGTTGCTGTAATAAAGGAGAATAGGGTTGTGAAGTTGGTGGAGAAGCCGAAGGAACCTATTTCTGATTTAGCGTTAGTAGGTGTTTATGCATTTACTGATGAGATTTTTGAGGTTATTGAGAGATTGAGACCCAGTTGGAGGGGGGAATTGGAGATAACTGATGCTATACAAGGTTTAGTGGATGAAGGAAAGGAGGTTAATTACGAAATAGTGGAAGGTTGGTGGAAGGATACTGGGACTCCTATGGATATATTGGAGGCTAATTCTTTTTTGCTAGATAAATATGCTGAAAGGAGGATTGAAGGTGATGTAGAGAATTCTACTATAGACGGTAGGGTTATAGTGGAGAAGGGGGCTGTGATAAAGAATTCAGTTATTAGGGGCCCCGTATATATAGGTAGGGATAGTAAGATAGTGAATTCCTACATTGGTCCTTTCACTTCAATAGGTGATTTGAGTCAGGTTGTTGATAGTGAGGTTGAGTATAGTGTTATTCTGGATAATGTAAGGATTAAGGGGGTTTCACTTATGGATTCGTTAATAGGGAACAATTCTGTTGTGGAGAAGGGAAATAGGTGGCAGAGGCTAATAATTGGTGAGAATTCTTCGGTGATATTATGA
- a CDS encoding dTDP-glucose 4,6-dehydratase: protein MIIIGGAGFIGSAFVREVNRRGIKPVVIDLLTYAGRMENLIGTDHEFVRADIRGEEIHNILGKVGGSANNVVVNFAAETHVDRSIYKPQDFVTTNVIGVVNLLEAARRYDFNYVHISTDEVYGEECGDEDSPLKPSSPYSASKASADLFVRAYVRTYGIKAIIIRPSNNYGPRQFPEKLIPKVIIRTLMGEYVPIYGDGRAERDWIYVEDTARIIYDILEMAEWRGEVYNIPGGQRYSVLDVVKMISEVMGREVKVKFVSDRPGHDRRYCMSTKLKYEVTPLREGLKRTVEWYLNNRWWWEPLIKDKFFVEDEPWKAEVS, encoded by the coding sequence ATGATAATTATTGGTGGTGCGGGTTTTATAGGTTCTGCGTTTGTAAGAGAGGTGAATAGGAGGGGAATTAAACCGGTTGTGATTGATTTACTTACTTATGCGGGAAGGATGGAGAACTTAATTGGTACTGATCATGAGTTTGTGAGGGCTGATATTAGGGGTGAGGAGATTCATAATATTTTAGGTAAAGTAGGAGGGTCTGCTAATAATGTTGTTGTTAATTTTGCGGCTGAGACTCATGTGGATAGGTCTATTTATAAGCCTCAGGATTTTGTGACTACTAATGTTATAGGGGTTGTGAATCTTTTGGAGGCGGCTAGGAGATATGATTTTAATTATGTTCATATTTCTACTGATGAGGTTTATGGTGAGGAGTGTGGGGATGAGGATTCTCCTTTAAAACCGTCTTCACCTTATAGTGCTTCTAAGGCTTCTGCTGATTTGTTTGTTAGGGCTTATGTTAGGACTTATGGGATTAAGGCTATAATTATAAGGCCTTCAAATAATTATGGCCCTAGGCAGTTTCCGGAAAAGCTTATTCCTAAGGTGATAATTAGGACTTTGATGGGGGAGTATGTTCCTATTTATGGTGATGGGAGGGCTGAGAGGGATTGGATTTATGTTGAGGATACTGCTAGGATAATTTATGATATTTTGGAAATGGCTGAATGGAGGGGTGAGGTTTATAATATTCCGGGAGGGCAGAGGTATAGTGTGCTAGATGTAGTTAAAATGATTAGTGAGGTTATGGGGAGGGAGGTTAAGGTTAAGTTTGTTAGTGATAGGCCAGGTCACGATAGGAGATATTGTATGAGTACTAAGCTTAAGTATGAGGTTACGCCGTTAAGGGAGGGGTTGAAGAGGACTGTTGAGTGGTATTTGAATAATAGGTGGTGGTGGGAGCCATTGATAAAGGATAAGTTCTTTGTAGAGGATGAGCCTTGGAAAGCAGAAGTTAGCTGA